CCTGTGCGGATGGGCATTCTCTTCTGAAGGGCGGCCATGCGTAGCCCATCTGGTGTGTCCGATACCTATTCTGCTGACAGGGTTTTCCCCTGACAATACAAGCTCAAGGTTCTTCAATTTCCCTACACTGCGTTTGACAACTATCTTTTCATTCTGGACAAAAGCAACACCCGCAGAGTCATACCCCCTGTACTCAAGCCTCTTCAGGCCATCTATTAAAATAGGTACTGCGTTCTGATCCCCCACATAGCCGATTATCCCGCACATAAGCTATCCTCCATGTTTAACATTGCTCACCCTCCCCCTACCCCCCTCCCGTCAAGGGAGGGGGAAACATAGAACCCTCCCCTTGAAGGGGAGGGAATAATCTTAGCACCCTCTCCCTCAGGGAGAGGGTCCGGGTGAGGGTGGGGTTCTCACTTCTTACTTCTAACCTCTTACCTCTGCTCATTGCTTACTCCCCTTCACCTTCCGCCTCTTCTCCACATACCCTTCCCTGTTCTCCTGCTCAACACGGCTTATGGCAAGGGCGCCAGGTGGGACGTCCTTTGTAACTGTTGAACCTGCTGCGATTAATGCATTATCTCCGATACTTACCGGCGCTATAAACTGTACATCACTGCCCACAAAAACGCCGTTGCCTATAGTAGTCTTATATTTTTTATAACCATCGTAGTTACAGGTGATTGTACCGGCCCCTATATTTACACCGCTTCCTATCTCGGTATCACCAAGATAAGTAAGGTGATTGGCCTTTGAACCTTCCCCAACATAAGCCTTTTTGAGTTCTACATAATTGCCTATATGTACATTTTTATCAAGCACTGTGCCTGGCCTGAGATGTGCAAACGGGCCGATCTGTGCATTATCACCTACCCTGCTCTCCTCTATCACACTGGAATCTTTAATGGTCACACCACATCCAATCACGCTGTCCACAATCCTATTATTCGGATAAATGACACTTCCTTCGCCTATAACAGTATTGCCCTGAATAAAAGTACCGGGATATATGGTCACATCACGGGCAATAATAACTGACTCATCTATGTATACAGTATCAGGATTAACCATAATCACCCCGTTAATCAGATGCCTGTTATTTATACGACTCCTCATAATACCTTCTGCTGAGGCAAGTTCAGCCTTCGTATTAATCCCCATTACCTCTTC
The Nitrospirota bacterium genome window above contains:
- the glmU gene encoding bifunctional UDP-N-acetylglucosamine diphosphorylase/glucosamine-1-phosphate N-acetyltransferase GlmU; the encoded protein is MNEDIITIILAAGLGKRMKSGLAKVLHPVAGVPMILYPVKAAGEISSAKTIVVAGHQADRVKYILSDKNVEIVFQAEQKGTADAVRLAVDSMRNFKGMVVVLCGDVPLITSEIVGELLLTHKNTGASLTVLTTEVDDPSGYGRIFRGPGGSILRIVEDKDADERIKRIREINTGIYVFNSTFLSEVIGEIRSENVQKEFYLTDSIELGISKGLKVLAHKTLQHEEVMGINTKAELASAEGIMRSRINNRHLINGVIMVNPDTVYIDESVIIARDVTIYPGTFIQGNTVIGEGSVIYPNNRIVDSVIGCGVTIKDSSVIEESRVGDNAQIGPFAHLRPGTVLDKNVHIGNYVELKKAYVGEGSKANHLTYLGDTEIGSGVNIGAGTITCNYDGYKKYKTTIGNGVFVGSDVQFIAPVSIGDNALIAAGSTVTKDVPPGALAISRVEQENREGYVEKRRKVKGSKQ